aagaagggaaaggctacccactccagtattctggcctggagaagtccacagactgtatagtccatggggtcgcaaagagtcggacacgactgagtgactttccttttcactttcccctAAGAACACGTAAGTTGTGCATGGGTAAGAACACATGTGGGTGGAGCCTGCTGACTCAGGGCAATGGGCTGTCCTTTTGAAACCAGGCTGAGTAGCCCCGCAGTAGAGGGGAGAAGAGCCAATGGACCAGCACCCCGTACCCCTGCAACCCTCTCACAGGGCCATAACCTATACCACTGTCTaggaaaacaacaaacaaaccggGACCTAGAGGAAGCAAAACATTGCAGCCACGCCAGGTTGGAGCTCCGTGGTTCTCCAAGTGTGGTCCCTAGACCAGCAGTATCAGTATCGCCTGAAAGCCTGTTAAACACGCCCACTCTCAGGTCCCGCCCAGACCtggatcagaaactctgggggtgggacCAGCCTCCGTGCTGACCCGGCCCTCAGGTGACTCTGATGCAGGCTGGTGTGTGAGAACCCTTCTGTCCAACAGGAAGAAGTCTTCTAAACTGGCTTTTTGCTGAAGGTCTTCAGAGAACCCTACTGTCTTTGTGTTCATTGGGAGAAGGGCATCACCCCCTGACTTGGGTGAGGGCTCTTtcttgtgtccatggggtcagaagctCTGGCTACTGGTCTGCCTTCCACTTGCATCTACATTTGCAGCCTTGAAGGGGACTTAAAGCCCACTTCCTTCATGTCTGCTAACTGTGTCTGTAACATTGGAGTCCTCAGGTTCACATGTGGCTTCTCTTCCGCCTCAAGAGACCTGTCTCAGAAACAAGAGCTGTTGCCCGGCAGCCTCTTGCTCTGGAACCCCCACTGGCTGGCCACAGCAGCCCCCTCCCCTCGGCTCTTCTGCTTTTCCAACAGATGTTTCTCTTCACATTTGGTCCTAAGAAGttgatccattaaaaaaaaataatactgcaAAAGCAAACCTGGCTCCTTGCAAATTatactgaaatggactggaaagaTAGATGCTGCCGTCTCCCACAGCCCTCTCCGCTCAGACCCTCCATCACCCCCACAGACCCCTCCTGCCCCAGTGAGCCAAAGTCCTTGCTGTCTTGACGATTTGAAATTCTCTGCGTGACTCTGCCTCTTGGGTTTGTTTAATTAGAAATAGGCTGGGAAGTGCTCCCTATGTACTGGCATGTTAATTGCTTATCACAGAAAAGGAAGGGGAGACAGGGTGTGGTGATGGAAATTTCCACTGTCGCCATCTCCAGActcttctccatttttctctccctctcactccatgcctcctcttctttcctctcctgtCAGCCTCTCTTGCGCACCGTCCCCAGATCTCCTGCTCAGGTACAGGGCTCTCTGGGGAGCAGTCCGGAGGCGCCTGCAGGTCAGACTCCAAACCTGCGGGGCAAACCGCGCCCCTAGCTCCAAGCTCCCCGGACTCCCTCATCCCCCCCAGCCCTCCTGTCACCCTCAGGCTCCAAAGGGATTCAGAACTGAGAGTTCTGTAGTTACACTCAGTATTTGAATGATCGCTTCTCTTCTGTTCCCTCCCCCCCCCTTATTAttgttattcttatttatttttattttttacaaaacagGAGCAAAACTGAGTTGAGGGGAAGTGACACGTTTCTCCACGAAGATACAAAATTGCCTACAGAAAGTCACTGTCAGTGCAAGCCAGCTGCCGGGCAGAGCTGTTCCTGGGCATCCGTCTTCCACACGTCCTTTCAATCCAGAGAGGCCTGGGGGGCCCACGTGGCACGCAGCTCCCCCCCCACCCAGGTGGGGAGGAGAAGCCTTCAGCCTTTGCCCAGGGTGGGGGAAGGAGCAAGCAACTGAGACTGCACAGAGACAGGGAAGAGGAGGGGGTGCCTCCtgtgggcctggggcctggggacgCAGGCAGGGGACAGAGCCGACTGGGGAGGTAGGCGGCTCCAGCCAGAGTCCTTCTTGCTCCTTGGAGCTGCTCCTCAGAACGGCAGCAGAGGTGCCCCCAGAAGGTAAGGGTGGTTTCTGGAGGCTGCAGGGGCAACCCCTGGGGCTCGAAGCTGGTTGTCTCGTTTCAGCTGCCAGGCCTCAAGCACGTGGGTCCAGGTCAATTTCCTGGCAGGGCGTCTGGCCCAGATTGCTTCCCTTTTGGTAAAAAGTAGTccgagttatttctctactgccGAGAACAGGCTGAGCTTCAGGAATTCTGTGACGATGGCGGGGACCAAGTCTCCCCTTCGGAGGACCTGGGCCACTCCCTCCCTGGATTCCAGCGCAGGACGAGGGGTGCCGACACCACCCGGGCGGAAGGGGTGCTCCAGCCCCAGAAAGCCCAGACTGGGAGCAGAGGCCGCCCACCCACGCCCTGCCTGGGCTGGCCGGCGCCAAGGTGGGCTGCCAGCCCAGCTGCCAGCAGGAGGACAGCGAGAGCCAGGATGGCTATGAGCCCGGGCCGGTCCCCTAAGCCTCTGCGGCAAGAGGCGGCCTCTGTAGTCCTGGCCCACACACAGGCCAACTGGGTGTGGGCGTCCGCGAAGGCCACCTGCAGACAGGCCCAGTACTCCGTGGCCTGAAGGAGGCGCGTGATATTGTAGCTGTGGGTGCCCCGTGGCAGGCGGGCCAGCGCGGTGGCCCTGCGGCCCTGGAGGGTGGAGGCGCTGGCCCAGGTGAGGTTGGTGGAGACTGTGTTGGGTGGGGAGACCCAAGACAGCAGGATGTGGTAGGGGTGGGTCTCCTGAACCCGGagctccagcccccaccccttgTCTCTGCCGTGTTGCAGGGGGGCCCGGCCGACCACCACACTGATCGTCTTCGTGTCGGCCCCGACCAGGTTCTGGGCCACGCAGGTGTACAGCCCTGCTTCTTGCGCTGTCACCCGCCGCAGCTCCAGCGTCCCCTCGGGGTACACCCGGTACTTGCGGCCCGCCCAGGCAGCCGTCAGCCTAACCCCCGCGGGAGTCACCCAGTAGATCTCGGGCTCAGGCTCGGCCAGCGCCCGGCAGTGCAGCAGCAGGCTGTCTCCGCTGGCCACCTGGAGGCGCGGGGGGAAGCTGCGGGGGGAGATGAGGGGCAGGCAGTGGTCCGTCATCTCCCGGAAGGCCACCTCCCGCACTGGGAGGCGCTGAAGGTCCGGGGGCTCGGCACACAGCGTGGACTGGGGCTCGATGAAGCGGACGCGGGTGCTGGTGGCGTTAGCCCAGCGGATGACACAGTCGCAGCGGATGGGGTTGCCATGGAGACCCACCTCCTGCAGGTTGGGCAGGGACTCCACGGTCTGCTGGTGCAAGGCACTGAGAGCATTGTTGTTGAGCATGAGGGTCTCCATCTGGGGCAGGTGGCGGAAGGCTCGGGGGTGGATGAAGGAGAGCCGAGGGTTGTTGGTGATGTCCAGCTTGGTCAGCTCGGGCAGGTTGACCAGGGCAAATTTGTCGATAGAGACTAGCTCCTCCATGTTGTTCAGCCCCAGCTCCTTGAGGTGCAGCATGTTGGCAAAGTCCCCGGGCCCCACCCGCTGGAGTGGGTTCTTGTTCAGGTCTAGGAACTTGAGCCCCGGCACCTGCTCCAGCGCCCGCCGGGGCACACGGGCCAGCCGGTTGTCATAGAAGGAGAGGCTCTCTAGGCTTTGCAGCCCCTCCAGGGCATAGTCAGAGATCTCCTGCAGGTTCATGCCCGCCAGCACCAGGCTGCGCAGGTTGGCCAGGGGCCGGAAGTTCATGTCCAAGATGGCATCCACCTTGTTGCCGCCGATCATGAGGATCTCTAGGCTGGGCAGCATCTCGAACCAACGGCTGTCCACGGCCCGCAGCAGGTTGGAGTTGAGGTGTAGCCGTAGGAGGTTGCTGAGCCCTGCGAAGGCCCTGGGGGCGATGCGGTAGAGCTGGTTGTGGTTGAGATAGAGTTCCTGCAGGCTGGCCAG
The sequence above is a segment of the Ovis aries strain OAR_USU_Benz2616 breed Rambouillet chromosome 12, ARS-UI_Ramb_v3.0, whole genome shotgun sequence genome. Coding sequences within it:
- the LRRN2 gene encoding leucine-rich repeat neuronal protein 2 — encoded protein: MRLLVAPLLLAWVAGATATVPVVAWHVPCPPGCACQIRPWYTPRSSYREATTVDCNDLFLTAVPPALPAGTQTLLLQSNSIVRVDQGELGYLANLTELDLSQNSFSDPRDCDLRALPQLLSLHLEENQLTRLEDHSFAGLASLQELYLNHNQLYRIAPRAFAGLSNLLRLHLNSNLLRAVDSRWFEMLPSLEILMIGGNKVDAILDMNFRPLANLRSLVLAGMNLQEISDYALEGLQSLESLSFYDNRLARVPRRALEQVPGLKFLDLNKNPLQRVGPGDFANMLHLKELGLNNMEELVSIDKFALVNLPELTKLDITNNPRLSFIHPRAFRHLPQMETLMLNNNALSALHQQTVESLPNLQEVGLHGNPIRCDCVIRWANATSTRVRFIEPQSTLCAEPPDLQRLPVREVAFREMTDHCLPLISPRSFPPRLQVASGDSLLLHCRALAEPEPEIYWVTPAGVRLTAAWAGRKYRVYPEGTLELRRVTAQEAGLYTCVAQNLVGADTKTISVVVGRAPLQHGRDKGWGLELRVQETHPYHILLSWVSPPNTVSTNLTWASASTLQGRRATALARLPRGTHSYNITRLLQATEYWACLQVAFADAHTQLACVWARTTEAASCRRGLGDRPGLIAILALAVLLLAAGLAAHLGAGQPRQGVGGRPLLPVWAFWGWSTPSARVVSAPLVLRWNPGREWPRSSEGETWSPPSSQNS